Proteins encoded together in one Dermacentor variabilis isolate Ectoservices chromosome 2, ASM5094787v1, whole genome shotgun sequence window:
- the LOC142570933 gene encoding uncharacterized protein LOC142570933 isoform X2: MKRSSHCYVFDNVLTANDPKGTKIRHLNSKILYTDEKTCILLWSRGFGYHVWAEQNYVKEHQAIPYICVLLYEIYAGVLKHWIYDWDVCPKSTSKSS; encoded by the exons ATGAAGAGGTCAAGTCATTGTTACGTCTTTGACAACGTACTAACAGCCAACGATCCAAAAG GTACAAAAATACGGCACTTGAACAGCAAGATTCTCTACACCGACGAAAAGACCTGCATATTACTGTGGTCACGGGGTTTTG GGTACCATGTCTGGGCCGAACAAAACTACGTAAAAGAGCATCAGGCAATTCCCTACATATGCGTGCTACTGTATGAAATATACGCCGGTGTATTGAAACACTGGATATACGACTGGGATGTCTGCCCCAAGAGCACCAGCAAGAGTTCATAA